CGACCCGCACCCGACCCCCGCAGGCGAAGAGCCGCGGGTGTCGCACGCCCACGCCGCCGTCTTCCTGCCCGACGGGCGCATCGCGACCACCGACCTCGGCTTCGACCTGGTGCGCATCTGGCGCCCTTCGACCACCGGACTGACCATCGATCACGAGGTCGTGTTGCCGCGCGGCACGGGGCCGCGACACATGGTGCTGCATCCCAGCGGGCACCTGCACGTGGTCACCGAGTACTCCTGCGAGGTGTTCACCCTCGCCGCCGCGCGCGACGGACGCTGGGGGCTGGTCTCGGCGACGCCGGCCTCGCCCATCGCACAGATCGGCACCGACTTCCCGGCCGAGCTGGCTGTCGCGCGCGACGGGCACACCCTGTACACGGCACTGCGCGGCAGCAACACCCTCGCGGCGCTGCGCGTGAAGGATTCCGGCGGGGCCGTCGAGCCGTTCGCGCTCGCCGATTCGGGCGTCGACTGGCCGCGCCACCACCTCGTGCACGAGGGCGTGCTGCTCGTGGCGGGTCAGCGCTCCGGCACGGTGAGCGCCGTCGACCTCGACGAGCGCACCGGCGCTCCGCGCGAGGTGCGGCACGTGACCCCGGCCCCGACGCCGACGGTCATCCTGCCCATGCGCTGAGGCGGGTTCGCCGGCGACCGCGGTCGGGCGCGATCAGGCCCCGCGGATGGAAAACGCATATTCCCGGCACCCCGTGGCGACGTTTTCGATCCGTGAGCTCGCGCCGCGGATGCAGAACGCATGCTCGCGGCATCCCGTGGCGGCGTTTTCCATCCGTGACGGCGTGCAGCACCGGAGCATCCCAGCACCCTGCGCCCCCGCGCCCGGCCCCCGCACGAGTCGGCGCGTAGGCTCGGCCGCATGAGCGACGAATACGACCTGATCGTGCTGGGAGCGGGACCGGTCGGCGAGAACGTGGCCGACCGGGCGGTGCAGGGCGGGCTGACCGCCGTGATCATGGAGAGCGAGCTGGTCGGCGGCGAATGCTCGTACTGGGCGTGCACGCCGTCGAAGGCGCTGCTGCGTCCGGCGCAGGCGCTGCGCGCCGCCCAGCATGTGCGTGGCGTCACCGGCGGCGAGCTCGACCCGTCCGCCGTGCTCGCCCGCCGTGACTCCTTCACGGCCGGATGGTCGGATGCCGGGCAGGTCGACTGGCTGCGCAGCGCCGGGATCGACCTGGTGCGCGGTCACGGTCGCCTGACCGGGGAGCGCGAGGTCACGGTCGCCACCGACCAGGGCGAGCGGATGCTGCGTGCCCGGCACGCGGTCGCCGTCTGCACCGGCACGGATGCCGCGATCCCCGGCATCCCGGGCCTGGCCGAATCCGCACCGTGGACGAGCCGCGAAGCGACCAGCGCCGAGGAGGTGCCCGAATCGCTCGTGATCATCGGCGGGGGAGTGGTCGGGGTCGAGATGGCCACCGCCTACGCCGGACTCGGCTCAGCTGTCACCCTGCTCGCCCGCGGCGGGCTGCTCGAGCGCATGGAGCGCTTCGCCGGCGAACAGGTCGCCGAGGGACTGCGCGACCTCGGCGTCGACGTGCGCCTGCACACGACGACCGCCGAGGTGCGGCGCGACGCTGACGGCGTGACGGTGACCACCGGCGACGGCGAGTCGATCACGGCATCCGAGGTGCTCGCCGCCACCGGCCGCACCCCGCGCACCGGTGACATCGGGATCGAGACCGTGGGGCTGGAGCCCGGCCGGTCGATCGACGTCGACGACACGCTGCGGATACCCGGGGTGGACTGGCTGTACGCGGTCGGCGATGCTAACGGGCGCGCGCTGCTGACGCACCAGGGCAAGTACCAGGCCCGCGCGGCGGGCGATGTGATCGCGGCGCGCTCGCGCGGCGAGGTGATCGCCGACGACGCGTGGGGCCGGCACGTCGCGACGGCCGACCACTCCGCCGTGCCGCAGGTGGTCTTCTCCGCCCCGGAGGTCGCCTCGGTGGGGATGACGGCGGATGCTGCGCGCGAGGCAGGCCGTGCGACCGAGGTCGTCGATCACGACCTGGGCTCGGTCGCCGGTGCCGGACTGCACGCCGACGGCTACCGCGGCCAGGCGCGCATGGTCGTCGACACCGAGCGCGAGGTGGTGCTGGGCGTCACCTTCGTCGGAGCCGACGTGGCCGAGCTGCTGCAGGCGGCCACGTTCGTCGTCGCCGGCGAGGTGCCGATCAGCCGGCTCTGGCACGCGGTGCCGGCCTATCCGACGATGAGCGAGATCTGGCTGCGGCTGCTGGAGCGGTACGGGCGGCAGTCGGCCTGAGCGATCCGCTTCGGCGAGATCGGGGGTGCCGGGAAGTTTCCGCGATCCTCTCCGGTTGTCGGAGGAGTCCCCTACGCTCGAAGGGATGCCAGGAGGTACGTGCATGAGAGCTGTACTCGCAGCAACCGGGCCGTCGCGCGTTCGACACGCCCGCCCACAGTCGGCAGGCGCCGCGCAGAGCTGATGATCGAGTTCACTTCGGTTTCGAAGCGTTTTCCCGACGGCACCGTCGCCGTCGAGGACTTCAGCCTGGTGCTGCCTTCACGGAAGACGACGGTGCTGGTCGGGTCGTCCGGATCGGGCAAGACGACGCTGTTGCGCATGATCAACCGCATGGTCGAGCCCACCTCGGGAACGGTCGCCATCGACGGCGAGAGCGTGCTCGGCCGAGACCCCGTCGAGCTGCGCCGCGGCATCGGCTACGTGATGCAGAACTCCGGTCTCATGCCGCACTTCACGGTGATCGACAATGTCGCCACGGTGCTGCGGCTCAACGGGGTGAGTCGCCGCGATGCGCATGCCCGTGCCCGTGAGCTGCTCGACACTGTGGGCCTGGAGCACGGGCTCGCCGAGCGCTACCCGAGTCAGCTCTCCGGCGGACAGCAGCAGCGCGTCGGCGTCGCCCGCGGACTCGCCGCCGACCCGAACATCCTGCTGATGGACGAGCCGTTCGGCGCCGTCGACCCCATCGTCCGCGCCGACCTGCAGCAGGAGCTGATCCGCCTGCAGGTCGAGCTCGACAAGACCGTCGTGTTCGTCACACACGACATCGACGAGGCCTTCCTACTCGGCGACCAGGTCGTCATCCTCGACAAGGCGGCACGGATCGTGCAGGTCGGCAGCCCGAGCGAGATCATCGAGAACCCCGCCGACGAGTTCGTCGAGGCGTTCATCGGATCCGAACGCGGGCGGCGGGCGCTCACGCTCAAGCAGACGCCGCGCGGCACCGTCGTCGTCGACTCCGAAGGACGCACGCAGGGGGTACTGCGGGATGGTGTCGGGGCCCTTCGAGAGCCTCAGGGACCCAGCTCGAGCCAGGCGGCCGACTCGGCTGGGGCCCTTCGAGAGCCTCAGGGACCCAGCTCAGGCGAGGCGGCCCTTCGACAGGCTCAGGGACCCAGCTCGGCTCAGGGGTCCGGGGACGGCGGCTTGACGTGATCTGGGTCGGCGACAATCTGGATCTCATCCTGGAGCTCGCGCTCGTGCACCTGCGGCAGAGCGTGATCCCGATCGTGCTGGGACTGCTGCTGTCGATCCCGCTCGGCTGGGTCGCCTGGCGCTTCCGCCTGGTCCGCGGTCCGATCATCGTGCTCACCGGGCTGCTGTACACCATCCCCTCGCTCGCGCTGCTGATCCTCATGCCGGCGGTGATCGGCTACTCCGCCACCGAAGAGCCGAACCTCGTCATCGCTCTGACCATCTACGCGATCGCCATCCTCGTGCGCGCCGTCGCCGATGGGCTCGACTCGGTCGACGCCGACGTGCGACAGGCCGCCACCGCCATGGGCTACGCCGCCCCTCGCCGCTTCCTCGCCGTCGAACTGCCGCTCGCCGGCCCCGTGATCCTCGCCGGCCTGCGGGTCGCGGCCGTCAGCACGATCTCGCTGGCCACCGTCGGCATCCTGATCGGCGTCTCGAACCTCGGCTACCTGTTCACCAACGGGCTGCAGCGGCGCATCATCGCCGAGGTGCTCGCCGGGGTCGTCGCGGTGGTCGTCATCGCCCTGGTCGTCGACGGCCTGCTCGTGCTGCTCGGGCGGATGCTGATGCCCTGGACCCGCGCGACAGCCGGAGCTTCACGGCAGACGAGCGGAACCGCGAACTCCCGCCGGGCCGTGGTGAGGGCAGCCGCATGAACCTGTTCGCCGACGCCCTCGCCTGGCTGTTCTCCCCCGAACGGCTGCAGGGCCAGTACGCCCTGCCCGTGCTGCTCGGCGAGCACCTGTTCTACACCGTCATCTCCGTGGCCGTCGCCGCGGTCATCGCGCTGCCGGCCGGCTGGCTGATCGGCCACACCGGCAAGGGCCGCGAGATCGCCGTCGCGATCTCGGGCGCCGCCCGCGCGGTGCCGTCGTTCGGCCTGCTCGTGTTGCTGGTGCTCGTGCTCGGCGTCGTGCGCACCCCGCTGGCCGGGGTGATCACCTTCGTGCTGCTGGCGATCCCGTCACTGCTGGCCGGCGCGTACACCGGCTTCGAGGCCATCGACCGCCGCGTCATCGACGCCGCGAGAGCGATGGGCATGACCGAATGGCAGATCTTCACGAAGGTCGAGCTGCCGCTCGGGATGCCGCTGCTCGTCGGCGGCATCCGCTCGGCCCTGCTGCAGGTCATCGCGACCGTGACCATTGGCGCCTACGTCAATCTCGGCGGCCTCGGCTGGCCGATCATCCAGGGCATCCCGCTGCGCCGCTTCGACCAGGTGCTCGCCGGGGCACTGCTGGTCGCGCTGCTCGCCCTGATCGTCGACCTGCTGCTCGCGCTGGCACAGCGTGCCGTCGTCCCCGCCGGCATCGACACCGGTCCCGCCGGCGGCGACACCGGCGCCGCACCGACCCGCTCCGAACGGCGCGCCGCCCGCTCGGCGGCATCCGCCATCGCCTGACCGCACCGTCCCCAAGACGACACCGTCCCCAGAGAGAGGCACACCATGATCATCGCAAGGAAGTCCCGACTCGCCCTTGTCACCGGCGTCGCGCTGGCGGCGACGCTCGCGCTCGCCGGATGCGGCAGCAGCAACCCGCTCGAGGAGCCGACCGGCGACGACGGCGGCGACACCGCCGGTGACACGATCGTCGTCGGCTCGCAGGCCTACTACTCCAACGAGATCGTCGCCGAGGTCTACGCCCAGGCGCTCGAGAACGCCGGGTACACCGTCGACCGCAAGTTCAACGTCGGTCAGCGCGATGCGTACATGCCCGAGGTCGAGTCCGGCGCGATCGACCTGTTCCCCGAGTACACCGGCAACCTGCTGGAGTACTTCGACGCCGAGGCGACCGCCACGAGCCCCGACGACGTGTACGCGGCGCTGCAGGAGGCGCTGCCCGAGGGCCTCACCGCACTCGACTACGCCGAGGCCAGCGACCAGGACACCTACACGGTGCTGAAGTCGTTCGCCGACGAGAACGGCCTGGCCAGCATCGCCGACCTTTCGAAGCTGACCACCAAGCCGGTGCTGGGTGGCGCCCCCGAGCTCGAGCAGCGCCCGTATGGGCCGGCCGGCGCGAAGGAGATCTACGGCGTCGACCTGGGCTTCTCGGCCACCGCCGAGGGCACGCTCGACGCGCTGCTCGCAGGACAGGTGCAGGTGGCCGACATCTACACCGCGAGCCCCGCGTTCCAGACCGAGGAGATCGTCGCCCTCGAAGACCCCGAGAACATGATCCTCGCCTCGAACGTCGTGCCGATCGCCTCGAGCGACGTCGCCGACGGGATCGCCGAGGTCATCAACGCGATCAGCGCCCAGCTCGGCGCCGACGACCTCGTGGCGATGAACGTGCAGAGCACGGTCGATCAGGCCTCTGCCGAGGACATCGCCGCGCAGTGGCTGGAGGACAACGGCCTGCTCTGATCCGCATTACCCGCCAGGGCGCCGGGGTGCTCAGACCCGGGCGTCCTGGCGGGGGATGAAGATCTTGTTGATGATGATGAGGATCGACGCGGTCGCCGGCACGGCCACGAGCGCGCCGAGCAGGCCCAGCAGCGTGCCGCCGGCCAGGGCGCCGATCACGACGAGCAGCCCGGGCACCGAGACCGTGCGGTTCATCACCCGCGGGGTGAGCACGTACGCCTCGACCTGGATGTAGATCAGGTACACCACCCCGAAGATCAGGGCGTGCAGCGGGTTCGCGAGCACCGCCGTCAGCGTGCCGATCGCGAGGAACACCAGCGGCCCGACCAGCGGGATCAGCGTGACCAGGAACGCCACCACCGCCATCAGCGGCGGGAACGGCAGCCCCAGGATCAGATAGAGGATCAGCGCCATGACGGCGTTCGCGAAGGCGAGGATCACCATGCCCTGCACGTACCCGCCCACAGACTCGGTGATCTGGTCGACGATCTCGCGGATGCTCGTGCGGTGACGCGCGGGCGCCAGCCGCAGCATCGACGACGTGATGCCCGGCAGCCCGACGACGAAGTACAACGTCAGCACGAACACGATCACGAACGCCGAGATGCCCGCCGCGATCGACGTGCCGACCTTCAGCGCACCGCCGCCCAGAGCGGTCAGCGTCTTGCCGTCGGTGAGCAGCTTCTGGGCGTCGACGAGCAGCGAGTTGATCTGATCGCCGAACTGCTGCGTCAGGAACGCGTACAGATCGGTGAGCATGAACTCGTTCACCACCTTGGGCACCGACTCGACGAACGCGGCGATCTGCGAGATGACCAACGGCACGATCATGCCCAGCACCAGCCCGACCACCGCCACCAGCGCGACGATCACGATCGTGACGCTGAGTCCGCGTGACAGGCCACGACGCACCAGCAGCCGCACCGCCGGGTTCAGCCCGAGCGCGGCGAACAGGGCGAAGGCGACGTAGATCAGCACCGTCGACAGGCTCGTGAGCGCCAGGGCGAGCAGGAACGCCGCCAGACCGCCGAGGGTCAGCAGGAAGCCGAGCCGGAACGGCCGGTCCATCCGGGTCCAGATCGAGCGCCGCGGGCGCGGCGCATCCGACGGTGCGCGCGGCGCGTCGGCATCCGGCTCCACCACATCCTCAGTCACGTCCGTCACCGCATCCTCAGCCGCGTCGACCGACGCCGATTCGTCTGACGAGACCGTCACGGTGTCATCGGCCGGTTCGTCCGGCTGCGGGGAATGGTCTGCGCTCATGCGGAACACTCTATGGCCGCACACCGCCCGCACCCCGGCTATCGTGTAAACGCCGATCGACAGGAGGATCATGTCCGACGACGCCCCCGCGGAGCCGACCCGCGCCGACGAGGCACGCGCCGAGCTGCTGCGCCTGCGCGCCAGCATCGACAACATCGACGCGGCGCTGATCTTCCTGCTCGCCGAGCGGTTCCGCGCCACCCAGCAGGTCGGCCTGCTGAAGGCGACGCACCGGATGCCGGCATCCGATCCCGGTCGTGAGGAGCAGCAGGTCGCGCGCCTGCGCGCGCTCGCCGAAGACGCCCACCTCGACCCCGAGTTCGCCGAGAAGTGGTTCAACTTCGTCGTCGCCGAGGTCATCCGGCACCACACCGAGGCCGCCGAAGGGCGCTGACAGGCCGGCGCTGACGAGCGGATGCTGAGAGGCGGGGCGCCGCGATCCCCTCATCGCGGCACCCCATGACGGCGCCCTCCGTGCTCCCCAGTTGCCCGGACTCCGGGAAGGCCCCTGCCTCCCGTTCGCCTCTCATCCCCAGCGAAAGACTTGTCTCGGGCGCCGTCTATGGATCAGGAGCGGGCACCCCGCATCCTGATACATCCCCGCCGAAGAAATCTTGAGAAGTCTGCGTGACCCGGCGACCGGTGGGGTCAGAAGCCGTCGCCGTGGCAGTGCAGCGGCACGCGGATGCCGGTGTCGGCGGCGGCGTGGGCGAGCGCGACCGCCGGTGCGTCACCGGCGGCGATCCGCCCGTGCACGGCCGGCAGCAGCTGCGCCGCCTCGTCATCGGGCAGCAGCACGGGCGAGGCGATCACGCAGCGGGTTCCCGCATGCAACCACACCCGGGTCATGCCGAGCGCCTCCTCGTGCCAGCGCACCGTCGAGCGCCCGAGCTCGCAGGCCGAGAGCACCACGGTGTCGGGCGCCGTGCCGATCAGGTCGACGTCGTAACCGAACAGCACGCCGTCGGCGAGCTCGAGCCCCGAGAACATCGGGTTGTCGGCGCTGTGCCTGCCGTGCGCCGCGACGTGCAGCAGGTCCACGCCGCCGGCCAGGGCCGTGGCGGCGTCCACCGTCGCATCGGCGCCTGTGAGCACGGTCGCGTCGCGGTGCACGCCGGCGACCGCGCGGGCCTCGTCACCGGCGCGCGCGACACGCGGACCGACGATCACGCCGGTGCGGCGCAGCGGCCGCGCAGTCGCATCGAGCCACCGCGTCGCCGAGGCCGCGAGGGTGAACGGGATGCCGTGCAGGCTGGGCAGCAGCGCCCAGGGGATGCCGGTGAGCAGCCCGGGCACGCTGAGCACGAGCCGGCGTGCACCGGGGGCGTGCTCGAGAAGCGGCCGCAGCAGCTCGTCGTCGAGCCGCGCCAGCCGCTCGTCGAGCGCACGGCCGACGACCGCGGCCATCGGGGTGCCGCGGGTCATGGCCGAGGCGTTCAGATCGGCGCGCAGGCCGTCCAGCAGCGGCCGCACCCGGTCGCCGTTCAGCCGCACCAGTTCGGCGGCATCCCGGGTGGCGACGACCGCGCACAGCGCATCGCCGGTGTGCACCCAGGTGAGCGTCGCGACATCGGGGTCGAGCCGTCCGCGCAGCTCGGTCAGCGTGGTGCGCCGCCCCGCGCCGGTTCCTGCGGTCGAGCTCCACTGCCGCTCGCGCACCCGGTCGCGCACCGCGCGCACGCGAGGGTCGGTCATCCAGTCCGCGCCGGCGAGGTCGGCGCGCAGCATCCGCAATTCGGCGAGATCGGATGCCGCTGCGGGGTCGTGCGGCGGCCGCACCGGCACCACCTGCAGGCTGAGGTGGCGGGCGCGCTCGCCCCACTCGAACAGCACCGCCGGGTCGTCGGAGCAGTTGGCGGCGGCCAGCCCCGCGGCCAGCAGCCCGGTGCCGTGCATCGTGACGGACGCCTGCAGGTCGAGCGCCCCGAAGGCGCCCTGCCACGAGTCGAACAGGTCGAGCCCCTCGGCGGACAGGCGCCGGGCCACGGCGGGCCGGTCGGCGGCCAGGGCACGCGCGGCGCGCACCTCGAACGACCTCAGCCGGATCGGCGTCGGAGCGTCGGTGCGGATGCGCAGCGGCGGTCGGCTCGGATCGGCGAGCTGGGCGCCCAGCGCGGCGCCGGTCGCCTCGGCGCCGAGCCCGACCGCGCGCAGGCGGCGGGCAGCGTCGTCGTAGTCCTCCGCCGACGGGATGCGGCCGGCGAGCCGGCGCGCCTCCAGCTCGACGGATGCCGCGCGCGCGGCCCAGCCCTCGCTGTTCAGACCCTCGAACCGGCGTCGTGACAGCCGTGCGGTCCGCAGCGCCGCCGCCGGATCGTGCCGCAGCTGCGAGCGGGCGAGCTGGAACTCGGCCTCGCCGCGAGCCTGCCGCATCCGCTGCGCACCGAAGCGTGCCGCCACCTCGGTCAGCAGGGCTTCGGCCTCGTCTGTCAGACCGGCATCGCGCAGCACCTCGGCCCTGTCGAGGTCGGCGATCGCGGTGCTGAGCGCGCTGGTCTCGACGAACACCGGCCGCGAGCGCATCATCAGCGCCAGAGCGGTGACCAGGTCGCCGCGCAGCAGGGCGGTGTAGCCGAGGTTGTGTCGTGCCTCGGCCGCGGCCTCGTGATCGCCGAGCCCGTCGTACAGCGCGACGGCGGTCTCGAGGTCGGCGGTCGCGCCGTCGAGGTCGTGGCGCTGCATGCGGGCCATGGATCGGCTCATGAGGCACGTGGCCTGCTCGGCGGGGGAGTCGTGCATGCCGGTGATGGCCTCGGTGAGCCAGGATTCGGCGTCGTCGACCCGGCCGGCGTGCATGAGCAGCGTTCCCAGCTGTCCGGCGAGCACGGCACGCGTGCCGTCGCTGAGAGAGGGATGCTCGAGCGCCTCACGGCACATCCGCTCGGCGGCCTCGGGCTCGCCGGTCTGACCGAGCACATACGCGAGGGTGCCCGCGATGCGGCCGCGCAGGTCGGCGTCGTCGGTGCGCGCCGCCGCGGTCGTCAGGGTGCGCGTCGCGCGCGCGAAGTGGCGACGATTCGCCTCGTCCACTCCCCGCCGATGGAGCTCTGCCGCATCCCCACGCACCCTCTCAGCATGTCGTGCGCGCATCGCGCACGCCACCTCGATTGCGAAGCGTGCGTCATGGGGATGCGGTAGGCCGCCACCCGTGCCGGCGGGCGCCGCCGTCAGCGCACTGTCGGACGCCGCCCGGTGCCGGTGTCAGCGCACCGGATCGGGCAGCCCGTCGAGCACCTCCGTGACCGCGCGGCGGATCGCCTTCTGCGACGGACTGCCGCCCTTGGCCATCAGTGGACCCAGCTTCGCGGCGATCCGCCCCGCGACGAACGGTGCCGCGAACGAGGTGCCGCTCCACACCGAGAACCCGCCGCGGTAGTCGTCGGGATCGACGGTCTCGCGCGGCAGTCCGTCGAAGTCCGACCGGGTGGCCGCCTGCGTGCCGCCGGTGAACGGTGGCGTCGTGCTGACCACCAGCGTGCCCGGGGCGTACACGCGCACCCACGGTCCCAAGT
This is a stretch of genomic DNA from Microbacterium sp. YJN-G. It encodes these proteins:
- a CDS encoding dihydrolipoyl dehydrogenase family protein, with amino-acid sequence MSDEYDLIVLGAGPVGENVADRAVQGGLTAVIMESELVGGECSYWACTPSKALLRPAQALRAAQHVRGVTGGELDPSAVLARRDSFTAGWSDAGQVDWLRSAGIDLVRGHGRLTGEREVTVATDQGERMLRARHAVAVCTGTDAAIPGIPGLAESAPWTSREATSAEEVPESLVIIGGGVVGVEMATAYAGLGSAVTLLARGGLLERMERFAGEQVAEGLRDLGVDVRLHTTTAEVRRDADGVTVTTGDGESITASEVLAATGRTPRTGDIGIETVGLEPGRSIDVDDTLRIPGVDWLYAVGDANGRALLTHQGKYQARAAGDVIAARSRGEVIADDAWGRHVATADHSAVPQVVFSAPEVASVGMTADAAREAGRATEVVDHDLGSVAGAGLHADGYRGQARMVVDTEREVVLGVTFVGADVAELLQAATFVVAGEVPISRLWHAVPAYPTMSEIWLRLLERYGRQSA
- a CDS encoding chorismate mutase, whose amino-acid sequence is MSDDAPAEPTRADEARAELLRLRASIDNIDAALIFLLAERFRATQQVGLLKATHRMPASDPGREEQQVARLRALAEDAHLDPEFAEKWFNFVVAEVIRHHTEAAEGR
- a CDS encoding CHAT domain-containing protein; the encoded protein is MDEANRRHFARATRTLTTAAARTDDADLRGRIAGTLAYVLGQTGEPEAAERMCREALEHPSLSDGTRAVLAGQLGTLLMHAGRVDDAESWLTEAITGMHDSPAEQATCLMSRSMARMQRHDLDGATADLETAVALYDGLGDHEAAAEARHNLGYTALLRGDLVTALALMMRSRPVFVETSALSTAIADLDRAEVLRDAGLTDEAEALLTEVAARFGAQRMRQARGEAEFQLARSQLRHDPAAALRTARLSRRRFEGLNSEGWAARAASVELEARRLAGRIPSAEDYDDAARRLRAVGLGAEATGAALGAQLADPSRPPLRIRTDAPTPIRLRSFEVRAARALAADRPAVARRLSAEGLDLFDSWQGAFGALDLQASVTMHGTGLLAAGLAAANCSDDPAVLFEWGERARHLSLQVVPVRPPHDPAAASDLAELRMLRADLAGADWMTDPRVRAVRDRVRERQWSSTAGTGAGRRTTLTELRGRLDPDVATLTWVHTGDALCAVVATRDAAELVRLNGDRVRPLLDGLRADLNASAMTRGTPMAAVVGRALDERLARLDDELLRPLLEHAPGARRLVLSVPGLLTGIPWALLPSLHGIPFTLAASATRWLDATARPLRRTGVIVGPRVARAGDEARAVAGVHRDATVLTGADATVDAATALAGGVDLLHVAAHGRHSADNPMFSGLELADGVLFGYDVDLIGTAPDTVVLSACELGRSTVRWHEEALGMTRVWLHAGTRCVIASPVLLPDDEAAQLLPAVHGRIAAGDAPAVALAHAAADTGIRVPLHCHGDGF
- a CDS encoding AI-2E family transporter — its product is MSADHSPQPDEPADDTVTVSSDESASVDAAEDAVTDVTEDVVEPDADAPRAPSDAPRPRRSIWTRMDRPFRLGFLLTLGGLAAFLLALALTSLSTVLIYVAFALFAALGLNPAVRLLVRRGLSRGLSVTIVIVALVAVVGLVLGMIVPLVISQIAAFVESVPKVVNEFMLTDLYAFLTQQFGDQINSLLVDAQKLLTDGKTLTALGGGALKVGTSIAAGISAFVIVFVLTLYFVVGLPGITSSMLRLAPARHRTSIREIVDQITESVGGYVQGMVILAFANAVMALILYLILGLPFPPLMAVVAFLVTLIPLVGPLVFLAIGTLTAVLANPLHALIFGVVYLIYIQVEAYVLTPRVMNRTVSVPGLLVVIGALAGGTLLGLLGALVAVPATASILIIINKIFIPRQDARV
- a CDS encoding ABC transporter ATP-binding protein, with the translated sequence MIEFTSVSKRFPDGTVAVEDFSLVLPSRKTTVLVGSSGSGKTTLLRMINRMVEPTSGTVAIDGESVLGRDPVELRRGIGYVMQNSGLMPHFTVIDNVATVLRLNGVSRRDAHARARELLDTVGLEHGLAERYPSQLSGGQQQRVGVARGLAADPNILLMDEPFGAVDPIVRADLQQELIRLQVELDKTVVFVTHDIDEAFLLGDQVVILDKAARIVQVGSPSEIIENPADEFVEAFIGSERGRRALTLKQTPRGTVVVDSEGRTQGVLRDGVGALREPQGPSSSQAADSAGALREPQGPSSGEAALRQAQGPSSAQGSGDGGLT
- a CDS encoding ABC transporter permease; its protein translation is MNLFADALAWLFSPERLQGQYALPVLLGEHLFYTVISVAVAAVIALPAGWLIGHTGKGREIAVAISGAARAVPSFGLLVLLVLVLGVVRTPLAGVITFVLLAIPSLLAGAYTGFEAIDRRVIDAARAMGMTEWQIFTKVELPLGMPLLVGGIRSALLQVIATVTIGAYVNLGGLGWPIIQGIPLRRFDQVLAGALLVALLALIVDLLLALAQRAVVPAGIDTGPAGGDTGAAPTRSERRAARSAASAIA
- a CDS encoding ABC transporter permease; its protein translation is MIWVGDNLDLILELALVHLRQSVIPIVLGLLLSIPLGWVAWRFRLVRGPIIVLTGLLYTIPSLALLILMPAVIGYSATEEPNLVIALTIYAIAILVRAVADGLDSVDADVRQAATAMGYAAPRRFLAVELPLAGPVILAGLRVAAVSTISLATVGILIGVSNLGYLFTNGLQRRIIAEVLAGVVAVVVIALVVDGLLVLLGRMLMPWTRATAGASRQTSGTANSRRAVVRAAA
- a CDS encoding lactonase family protein, with the protein product MTRFWVGGYGADMDGDAEGIGYLAVDDGRGPSTLRWRGVAAPVASPSWLAAHPSLDVVYAALEGAGAVQAFARAGETTLRALGPALPAGDSVCHLAVSPVGRALIASCYGDGRVVRFGIAADGSLVAAAPDKAAALRAALFGEEAEEQRDAAAASDPHPTPAGEEPRVSHAHAAVFLPDGRIATTDLGFDLVRIWRPSTTGLTIDHEVVLPRGTGPRHMVLHPSGHLHVVTEYSCEVFTLAAARDGRWGLVSATPASPIAQIGTDFPAELAVARDGHTLYTALRGSNTLAALRVKDSGGAVEPFALADSGVDWPRHHLVHEGVLLVAGQRSGTVSAVDLDERTGAPREVRHVTPAPTPTVILPMR
- a CDS encoding ABC transporter substrate-binding protein, with product MIIARKSRLALVTGVALAATLALAGCGSSNPLEEPTGDDGGDTAGDTIVVGSQAYYSNEIVAEVYAQALENAGYTVDRKFNVGQRDAYMPEVESGAIDLFPEYTGNLLEYFDAEATATSPDDVYAALQEALPEGLTALDYAEASDQDTYTVLKSFADENGLASIADLSKLTTKPVLGGAPELEQRPYGPAGAKEIYGVDLGFSATAEGTLDALLAGQVQVADIYTASPAFQTEEIVALEDPENMILASNVVPIASSDVADGIAEVINAISAQLGADDLVAMNVQSTVDQASAEDIAAQWLEDNGLL